The DNA sequence AATCGTCGGCGAAACCCTCGGGCGGGTCGGCGGTGTCGAACTCCTCGATCGTCCGCCACTCGGTCCCGGCCTCGCTGGCGAACGGCACTTCCTTGCGGATCACGCGCTTGGGGATGTCCGCGAGATGCTCGGCATGGTGGATCAGGGTCATCGTATCGAGCGGCGCGCCGAGCATCAGCACCTTGCCCTTCACCTGCGCGAGCTTGGCGAGCGGCGAGCCCGGTCCATAACCATAATCGAGCATATGATCCGCGGTCAGCCACTCCGCCCGCGCACCGATCGCCACCATCCGCGCGCCCGGATTGGCGCTCGCCACCGCACCGCGCGTGGTGCGCAGCAGCTCGGGGAAGAGGCCGTTGTGGCGCACCGCGCGCGACCATTCGCGCTCGAACGGCGGGACATGCGGCTTCCACCACATCGGCACGCGGCCATGCTCGTCGAGCAGTTCCTCGTAATCGGCTTCCCAGTCGGCATAGGCGGCGATCGTGCCCTCGGCCCCCACCGCGTCGCGCAACGCGCCGATTACCGTGTCGCCCCGCCCCAGCACCGCGCCGACACGTCGGAGCGCGGCATGCACCATCACCAGGTCACCCGCCCTCAGGCCAAGGGCGCGCAGGTCCGTCGCCAGCTCCTCGCGCGTGCGCATCAGTCGGCGGAGAAGCCTTGCCGCTTCCCGCCCGCCTTGTGGACCACGCCATGGCGCATCACGAAGTCGACCTTCTCCATCCGCGTCACATCCTCGAGCGGGCTGCCGGCAACGGCGATGATGTCGGCGTCCTTGCCCGGCTCGATCGTGCCGATCGACGCGCGGCCCAGCGCTTCCGCCGCGTTGACCGTCGCCGCCTTGAGCGCCTGCGCCGGGGTCATCCCGGCCTTGACCATCAGCGCGAACTCCTTCGCGTTGTCGCCATGCTTCGACACGCCCGTGTCGGTGCCGTACGCGACCTTGACGCCCGCGGCGAAGGCCTTGGAGTGGCTGGTGAAGGCGGCCGCCGCTGCTTCCTCGGCCTTGGGAATCGTCGCGGGCGGCAGCAGCCCCGCCCGCGCGAATTCGAGCGCGGCGGCGGGTGCCATCATCGTGGGCACGAGCCAGGTGCCATTGGCCTTCATCATCCGAA is a window from the Sphingomonas sp. BT-65 genome containing:
- the aac(3) gene encoding aminoglycoside 3-N-acetyltransferase; translation: MRTREELATDLRALGLRAGDLVMVHAALRRVGAVLGRGDTVIGALRDAVGAEGTIAAYADWEADYEELLDEHGRVPMWWKPHVPPFEREWSRAVRHNGLFPELLRTTRGAVASANPGARMVAIGARAEWLTADHMLDYGYGPGSPLAKLAQVKGKVLMLGAPLDTMTLIHHAEHLADIPKRVIRKEVPFASEAGTEWRTIEEFDTADPPEGFADDYFGSVVEDFLATGSGACGKVGDADCVLVDAAPMLAFAVEWIERNAPRA